The genomic stretch ACCCTGCACCCACCGCACATTCCTGTACCATCAACCATAATTGAATTAAGGCTAACCAGCGTTTTTACATTATACTGTCTTGTTAGATCACTCACTGCTTTCATCATTGGGACAGGACCCACTGCCACTACAATATTTACCTGCCGTGAATCAAGTATCTTCTTAAGTTCATCGGTCACAAATCCCTTTATACCATACGTTCCATCATCAGTGGTAACAATGAACTGGTCGCTCACGGCTTTCAATTCTTCCTCTAATATCAACAAATCCTTATTTCGTGCACCAATTATGTTTATGCAATAATTGCCAGCTTTTTTTAGTGCACTTGCAATTGGATACACCGCAGCAATACCAATGCCACCACCAACACACACCGC from Spirochaetota bacterium encodes the following:
- a CDS encoding sulfide/dihydroorotate dehydrogenase-like FAD/NAD-binding protein; protein product: AVCVGGGIGIAAVYPIASALKKAGNYCINIIGARNKDLLILEEELKAVSDQFIVTTDDGTYGIKGFVTDELKKILDSRQVNIVVAVGPVPMMKAVSDLTRQYNVKTLVSLNSIMVDGTGMCGGCRVTVGGKKQFTCVDGPEFDAHLVDFDEIMKRLNTYKDQEKESFEQHKCQLEKYYGR